Proteins from a genomic interval of Pseudoalteromonas sp. MEBiC 03607:
- the cheY gene encoding chemotaxis response regulator CheY, protein MDKNMKILVVDDFSTMRRIIKNLLRDLGFTNVQEADDGSTALPMLQNQEFDFVVTDWNMPGMQGIDLLRAIRADDSLKHIPVLMVTAEAKKEQIVAAAQAGVNGYIVKPFTAATLKTKLEKVFERLG, encoded by the coding sequence TTGGATAAAAACATGAAGATTCTTGTTGTTGACGATTTTTCTACAATGAGACGTATCATTAAAAATCTATTAAGGGATTTAGGTTTTACCAATGTGCAGGAAGCTGATGATGGTTCAACAGCATTACCAATGCTACAAAATCAAGAATTTGATTTTGTTGTAACAGATTGGAATATGCCTGGCATGCAAGGTATTGATTTGTTACGTGCTATACGTGCCGATGATAGCCTTAAACACATTCCTGTTTTAATGGTAACAGCTGAAGCGAAAAAAGAACAAATTGTTGCTGCTGCTCAAGCAGGTGTTAATGGCTACATTGTTAAACCATTTACTGCTGCGACACTTAAAACCAAATTGGAAAAAGTGTTTGAACGTTTAGGTTAA
- a CDS encoding RNA polymerase sigma factor FliA, translating into MGYQSAQNLNAIVEKHASLVKKVACHLIARLPASVQLDDLIQSGMIGLIEASKNFDASKGASFETFAGIRIRGAMLDEIRRGDWAPRSVHRNARLVAETIAELESTLNREPKDTEVAEKLDITLDEYHHILHDVNSSKVLGIEDLGVDEDVITPMGHDLALDKPFNNVKNERFNQSLLTAIQSLPERDALVLSLYYNDEMNLKEIGHILDVSESRVSQIHGQAMIKLKAKINDWIN; encoded by the coding sequence ATGGGATATCAATCAGCACAGAATTTAAATGCGATTGTTGAAAAGCACGCCTCTTTAGTCAAAAAAGTGGCGTGTCATTTGATTGCTCGTTTACCTGCTAGTGTTCAGCTCGATGATTTAATTCAGTCAGGCATGATCGGCCTTATTGAGGCGTCAAAAAACTTCGACGCTAGTAAAGGTGCAAGTTTTGAAACCTTTGCAGGTATCAGAATTCGCGGTGCAATGCTTGATGAAATCCGTCGAGGCGATTGGGCACCACGCTCTGTGCATCGAAATGCACGTCTAGTCGCAGAAACAATTGCTGAATTAGAAAGTACCTTAAACCGCGAGCCCAAAGACACAGAAGTTGCTGAAAAACTTGATATTACACTAGATGAGTACCATCATATTCTACATGACGTTAATTCTAGTAAAGTATTAGGTATCGAGGATTTAGGTGTAGATGAAGACGTAATAACACCAATGGGTCATGATTTAGCACTAGACAAACCGTTTAATAACGTTAAAAATGAGCGGTTTAACCAGTCTCTATTAACGGCTATCCAATCGTTACCAGAAAGAGATGCCCTTGTTTTGTCTTTGTATTACAACGATGAAATGAACTTGAAAGAAATAGGACACATACTCGATGTTAGCGAGTCGCGTGTGAGTCAAATACATGGTCAGGCGATGATTAAGCTCAAAGCAAAAATCAATGACTGGATTAATTAG
- a CDS encoding MinD/ParA family protein, whose protein sequence is MINTVLDQASGLRKMNQNNNSGVKVIAVTGGKGGVGKTNVSLNTAIALGQQGNRVLVLDADLGLANCDVMLGLRVERNLSHVLSGECELDEILVEGPAGIKIVPATSGSQSMVELTPSEHAGLIRAFSELNTEFDILIVDTAAGISDMVLSFSRAAQDVVVVVCDEPTSITDAYALIKVLSREHGVYKFKIVANMVRSMREGQELFAKLSKVTDRFLDVSMELVATIPYDENMRKSTRRQKVIVELFPNSPAAVAFKTLATKAVKWPIPNQPSGHLEFFIEKLVNG, encoded by the coding sequence ATGATTAACACAGTATTAGATCAAGCAAGCGGCCTGCGCAAAATGAATCAAAATAATAATAGTGGCGTTAAAGTTATCGCTGTTACTGGCGGCAAAGGTGGTGTGGGAAAAACGAATGTATCACTCAACACTGCAATTGCATTAGGTCAGCAAGGAAACCGCGTATTAGTATTGGATGCCGATTTAGGGTTGGCAAACTGCGACGTGATGCTTGGTTTACGTGTTGAACGTAATTTATCTCATGTTTTATCTGGCGAATGTGAGCTTGATGAAATTCTTGTAGAAGGCCCTGCTGGTATTAAAATTGTGCCAGCAACGTCTGGCTCGCAAAGCATGGTGGAGTTAACTCCTTCTGAGCATGCTGGCCTTATTCGCGCTTTTAGCGAATTAAACACCGAGTTTGATATTTTAATTGTCGATACCGCCGCAGGTATTTCGGACATGGTATTAAGCTTTTCACGTGCAGCACAAGATGTCGTTGTGGTTGTATGTGATGAACCTACCTCAATTACAGATGCCTACGCGCTTATTAAAGTGTTAAGCCGAGAGCATGGTGTATATAAATTTAAAATTGTTGCCAACATGGTGCGTAGCATGCGTGAAGGGCAAGAATTATTTGCTAAACTTTCAAAAGTAACGGATCGTTTTTTAGATGTTTCTATGGAATTAGTCGCAACGATTCCCTATGACGAAAATATGCGTAAATCTACGCGACGTCAAAAGGTTATCGTTGAGTTATTTCCAAACTCACCAGCAGCGGTGGCGTTTAAAACATTAGCAACGAAAGCAGTTAAGTGGCCGATCCCTAACCAACCGTCTGGTCACTTAGAATTTTTTATTGAGAAACTAGTAAACGGCTAA
- a CDS encoding ParA family protein — translation MKVWTVANQKGGVGKTTTAVSLAGILALQGKRVLLIDTDPHASLTYYFGIDSEELEVSVYDIFARGNSMASEEILQALCPSTLENLDILPATMAIATLDRSMGNKNGMGLILKKALAKISDHYDYAIIDCPPVLGVLMVNALAASERILVPVQTEFLALKGLDRMMRTMELMQTSQSKQYQYTIIPTMYDKRTKASLEAYKTLQDNYKDKVWSGVVPVDTKFRDASLAQQVPIQFCPRSRGVFAYRALLDYLVAQG, via the coding sequence GTGAAAGTTTGGACAGTAGCAAATCAAAAAGGTGGCGTAGGGAAAACAACAACAGCTGTCAGCCTTGCGGGTATTCTTGCATTACAAGGTAAGCGTGTTTTACTTATTGATACCGATCCACATGCATCTTTAACTTATTATTTTGGTATTGATTCTGAAGAGCTTGAGGTTAGCGTGTATGATATTTTTGCACGCGGCAACAGCATGGCAAGTGAAGAAATTTTGCAAGCGTTATGCCCTTCAACATTAGAAAACCTTGATATTTTACCTGCCACTATGGCAATTGCGACACTTGATAGAAGCATGGGTAATAAAAATGGTATGGGCTTAATTCTTAAGAAAGCGCTGGCAAAAATTAGTGACCATTATGACTATGCAATTATTGACTGCCCACCAGTACTAGGGGTGTTGATGGTTAACGCCTTGGCAGCCAGCGAGCGTATTTTGGTGCCAGTACAGACTGAGTTTTTGGCTCTTAAAGGGCTTGACCGAATGATGCGGACGATGGAATTAATGCAAACATCGCAGTCAAAGCAGTATCAATATACTATTATTCCTACAATGTACGACAAACGGACTAAAGCATCACTTGAAGCGTATAAAACTCTGCAGGATAATTACAAAGACAAAGTATGGTCGGGTGTTGTTCCTGTCGATACAAAATTTAGAGATGCTAGTTTAGCACAACAAGTGCCGATTCAATTTTGCCCTCGTTCTCGAGGTGTATTTGCCTATCGCGCCTTGCTTGATTATTTAGTTGCACAAGGTTAA
- a CDS encoding flagellar motor protein, whose product MDKLSFLGLIVAVSAIAFGYALEGGVVTALFNGPALVIVLGGTLGAVMLQTPGSVFAKTLKISHWVFFPPYHDIDAAIEQVKRWSHKARQEGYLSLESEALAHSDPYAAKGLNLLVDGIDENRLRDTLEIDLMLERERLLEVSRVYEAMGGYSPTIGILGAVLGLIQAMQFITDPEKLGAGVATAFIATIYGVGLANLLFLPMANKLKQQIEQKMLYHELLAEGIIAISQGESPLNIELKLEAYRVDRPSLVDE is encoded by the coding sequence GTGGATAAGCTTTCCTTTCTTGGTTTAATCGTTGCTGTCAGCGCAATTGCCTTTGGTTATGCGCTAGAAGGAGGAGTGGTAACAGCCTTATTCAACGGGCCTGCGCTAGTCATCGTACTTGGCGGTACCTTAGGTGCGGTGATGCTCCAAACCCCGGGCAGTGTTTTTGCAAAAACACTTAAAATTAGTCATTGGGTTTTTTTTCCTCCATATCATGATATCGACGCCGCCATTGAGCAAGTAAAACGCTGGTCACATAAAGCGAGGCAAGAGGGCTATTTATCATTAGAGTCTGAAGCACTTGCTCATTCAGACCCCTACGCGGCAAAAGGGTTGAACTTATTAGTCGACGGTATTGATGAGAATAGACTTAGAGATACGCTAGAAATCGACTTAATGCTTGAACGTGAGCGCTTGCTTGAAGTTAGCAGAGTGTATGAAGCGATGGGGGGCTACAGCCCGACAATCGGTATTTTAGGTGCCGTATTAGGCCTAATACAAGCAATGCAATTTATTACTGATCCTGAAAAACTAGGTGCGGGTGTAGCAACCGCCTTTATCGCTACCATTTATGGTGTTGGCTTAGCAAACCTGTTGTTTTTACCTATGGCGAACAAGCTGAAGCAGCAAATTGAACAAAAAATGCTTTATCATGAGTTACTTGCTGAAGGTATTATTGCAATCTCTCAAGGCGAAAGCCCACTAAATATTGAACTTAAACTTGAGGCGTACCGTGTTGATCGCCCAAGTTTAGTTGACGAGTAA
- the flhF gene encoding flagellar biosynthesis protein FlhF has product MKIKRFFAKDMRTALKEVKDELGVDAVIMSNKKLANGVEIVAAVDYDKAAPKAEANPAPVQSAPAPQHNFVKPEPMRAKPEPQAKVADSLQALLERQAPRPRSPELASMFSQSGIDTSEHYQPKEQSYDQPRPEYAPKPRYQEQAAPRMQTQAHSLGFDDDLDSGFDDLDTPTERKQAAPANQSEIATMREEMNAIRQLLEHQVSGLMQQDMARRDPTRACMIDRLAGMGIERDVAEQMACFIPDDVSRQQAWQALLQMVENQMHTTNNEILRQGGVFALVGPTGVGKTTTVAKLAALGAQKYGADKVALITTDTYRIGAYEQLATYGRIIGCGVKQVKDANELAEVLYHLRNKRLVLIDTAGMSQRDLRLTEQLNTLMRNQRVDIRSYLVLSATAQINVLQETVRHFKKVQLSGCIFTKLDESLSLGEIISIAIQNRLPIGYLTNGQRVPEDIRVANAEKLVKKAEQLYLKRAKAQHSRRQAVASNTVGMYD; this is encoded by the coding sequence ATGAAAATTAAACGTTTTTTTGCCAAAGATATGCGCACAGCACTCAAGGAAGTGAAAGACGAGTTAGGTGTTGATGCGGTAATTATGTCAAACAAAAAGCTAGCCAACGGCGTTGAAATCGTTGCAGCTGTTGATTATGACAAAGCAGCCCCGAAAGCAGAAGCAAACCCAGCGCCAGTGCAATCAGCACCTGCGCCACAGCATAACTTCGTCAAACCTGAGCCAATGCGTGCCAAGCCTGAGCCGCAAGCAAAAGTTGCCGATAGCTTACAAGCGTTACTAGAGCGTCAAGCCCCACGCCCTCGTTCGCCAGAGCTGGCGTCAATGTTCAGTCAGTCAGGTATTGATACGAGTGAACACTATCAACCTAAAGAGCAAAGTTATGACCAACCTCGTCCTGAATATGCTCCAAAACCACGCTATCAAGAGCAAGCTGCTCCACGTATGCAAACACAAGCGCACAGTTTAGGTTTTGATGATGACTTAGACTCAGGATTTGATGATCTTGATACACCTACAGAGCGCAAACAAGCAGCGCCGGCAAACCAATCTGAAATTGCGACAATGCGCGAAGAAATGAATGCCATTCGTCAATTACTTGAACATCAAGTATCAGGCTTAATGCAACAAGATATGGCGCGTCGCGATCCGACTCGTGCGTGTATGATTGACCGTTTAGCTGGTATGGGTATTGAGCGTGACGTTGCAGAGCAAATGGCCTGTTTTATTCCTGACGATGTATCACGTCAACAAGCTTGGCAAGCACTTCTGCAAATGGTTGAAAACCAAATGCATACAACTAATAACGAAATCCTGCGTCAAGGTGGTGTATTCGCTTTAGTTGGCCCTACAGGTGTTGGTAAAACAACCACTGTTGCAAAACTCGCAGCACTTGGTGCACAAAAATATGGTGCCGATAAAGTGGCGCTTATCACGACTGATACTTACCGTATTGGTGCCTACGAGCAACTTGCAACTTATGGCCGTATTATTGGTTGTGGTGTGAAGCAAGTAAAAGATGCCAATGAATTGGCTGAAGTGCTATACCATTTACGAAATAAGCGTCTAGTATTAATAGACACTGCAGGTATGAGCCAACGTGATTTACGCTTAACTGAGCAACTTAATACCTTAATGCGTAATCAGCGAGTTGATATTCGTAGTTATTTAGTGTTGAGTGCTACAGCACAAATTAATGTGCTACAAGAAACCGTAAGACACTTTAAAAAGGTTCAGCTAAGTGGCTGTATCTTCACTAAATTGGATGAATCGTTGAGTTTAGGTGAGATTATTAGCATAGCGATTCAAAATCGCCTGCCAATAGGGTATCTTACTAATGGTCAGCGTGTTCCAGAAGATATTCGCGTAGCGAATGCTGAAAAACTAGTGAAAAAAGCTGAACAATTGTATTTAAAACGAGCAAAAGCACAACATTCACGACGTCAAGCAGTAGCGTCGAACACAGTAGGGATGTATGATTAA
- a CDS encoding chemotaxis response regulator protein-glutamate methylesterase — MAVKVLVVDDSSFFRRRVSEILEQDSNIQVIGFAVNGREAVDKARELKPDVITMDVEMPVLDGISAVKEIMAATPTPILMFSSLTRDGATATLDALDAGALDFLPKKFEDIARNNEDAIALLQNKVKEIGRRRISRFTRPAPVVRPSTSTSSRSSGIVQPDRSFSRSTPTAGSSSPSAASNIRASGKRYQLVAIGTSTGGPVALQTILTQLPANFPHPILLIQHMPAAFTPAFAARLNGLCKINVKEAQQGDRLVAGTAYLAPGGQQMLVEGRGSSRTLRVFEDDSPRITYKPSVDVTFASAAKAYGADVLAVVLTGMGADGRDGARMLKQAGATIWAQDEKTSVVYGMPQAVANAGLASESLALNDVAARLTRETGCG; from the coding sequence ATGGCAGTCAAAGTATTAGTTGTTGATGATTCAAGCTTTTTTCGCCGTAGAGTGAGCGAAATATTAGAGCAAGACAGCAATATTCAGGTAATAGGGTTTGCAGTAAATGGGCGCGAAGCGGTTGATAAGGCCCGAGAACTAAAGCCTGATGTAATTACCATGGATGTGGAAATGCCTGTACTTGATGGCATAAGTGCCGTTAAAGAAATTATGGCAGCCACACCCACGCCTATTTTAATGTTTTCATCGCTTACTCGTGATGGTGCAACAGCCACTCTTGATGCATTAGATGCCGGTGCGCTTGATTTCTTACCAAAGAAATTTGAAGACATTGCACGTAATAATGAAGATGCAATTGCATTATTACAAAATAAAGTAAAAGAGATTGGCCGTCGTAGAATCTCTCGATTTACCCGCCCAGCACCTGTTGTAAGACCGTCAACTTCTACCAGTTCACGCAGCAGCGGTATTGTACAGCCTGATCGCAGTTTTAGTCGTTCAACACCGACTGCGGGCTCTTCATCGCCATCTGCAGCAAGTAACATTCGGGCTTCTGGTAAACGATATCAGTTGGTCGCAATTGGTACGTCAACGGGTGGCCCTGTGGCATTGCAAACTATTTTGACGCAATTACCTGCTAATTTTCCGCATCCTATTTTACTTATCCAACATATGCCTGCGGCGTTTACTCCGGCATTTGCAGCACGGCTAAACGGCTTGTGTAAAATTAACGTAAAAGAAGCACAGCAAGGCGATAGACTGGTTGCTGGCACAGCTTATTTAGCTCCGGGTGGTCAGCAAATGCTGGTAGAAGGACGTGGCAGCTCACGTACGCTACGCGTGTTTGAAGACGATAGTCCTCGTATTACTTATAAACCAAGTGTTGATGTTACTTTTGCCAGTGCAGCCAAAGCGTACGGGGCAGATGTATTAGCTGTCGTGTTAACGGGAATGGGGGCTGATGGCCGAGATGGTGCCCGCATGCTCAAGCAAGCAGGTGCGACAATTTGGGCTCAAGACGAAAAAACGAGTGTCGTATATGGTATGCCTCAAGCTGTTGCTAATGCAGGCCTTGCCAGTGAAAGTCTTGCATTAAATGACGTTGCGGCTCGTTTAACGCGAGAGACTGGCTGTGGATAA
- a CDS encoding protein phosphatase CheZ produces the protein MSAPAAPHISLEQARQLVEYLEKGEQEKADKLILEAASKEQSELFAEVGKLTRQLHEALKNFDLDTRLADLTTDAIPDAKQRLNYVMEMTENAANKTMDAVEASLPIAQQLADEIATIKPTWDRLMNREIELGEFKTLCHSLDKFMNNSHTKTDELQGLMTNVLMAQDYQDLTGQVIRRVIELVREVEDSLINLLTVFGSQEDGQQKQEKQATEQAPATSDTLAGPEGPIIDAESRDDVVSGQDEVDDLLSSLGF, from the coding sequence ATGTCAGCACCTGCTGCGCCTCATATAAGTTTAGAGCAAGCTCGTCAACTTGTTGAGTATCTTGAAAAAGGTGAACAAGAGAAGGCAGATAAGCTAATTCTTGAAGCCGCATCAAAAGAACAATCAGAGTTGTTTGCCGAAGTCGGTAAATTGACGCGTCAACTGCATGAAGCGTTAAAGAACTTTGATCTTGATACTCGTCTCGCCGATTTAACTACCGATGCGATACCCGACGCTAAACAGCGATTAAACTATGTCATGGAAATGACAGAAAATGCAGCAAATAAAACCATGGATGCTGTTGAGGCAAGTTTACCTATTGCACAACAACTTGCTGATGAAATTGCAACAATCAAGCCCACGTGGGATCGATTGATGAACCGAGAAATTGAGCTTGGTGAGTTTAAAACCTTATGCCATAGCTTAGATAAGTTCATGAACAACTCTCATACTAAAACTGATGAATTACAAGGCTTGATGACCAATGTGCTTATGGCACAAGACTACCAAGATTTAACTGGTCAGGTAATTCGCCGTGTTATTGAACTAGTACGAGAAGTTGAAGACAGTTTAATTAATCTCTTAACTGTATTCGGCAGTCAAGAAGATGGTCAGCAAAAACAAGAAAAACAGGCCACAGAACAAGCACCTGCAACAAGCGATACGCTAGCAGGTCCTGAAGGGCCAATTATTGATGCAGAGTCACGTGATGATGTTGTCTCAGGACAAGATGAAGTTGATGACCTATTATCAAGTTTGGGCTTCTAA
- a CDS encoding chemotaxis protein CheA — MSFEVDEDILQDFLVEAGEILELLSEQLVQLENNPEDKDLLNAIFRGFHTVKGGAGFLSMTELVDACHGAENVFDLLRQGVRSVTPELMDVILQALDTINEMFSTIQNREQPEPADPALLDVLHKLSQPPTAEELAGEDTSVIEDTTPAPEEPVVEEPVVDTADVTADINTDNIDESDPFAFDMLFDGGGLAQESASQNIDEITEDEFESLLDELHGKGQGPAAATLDSSSNDSDDITDDEFDSLLDELHGVGSFGEVKQPDTPQPEALKPAAPSTTSVSSDGDDEISDDEFEALLDELHGKGSAPKSLESTPTAAPSVEPEKPTQAEKPVAKAAPQQAAPSKPAAPSKATPAPAKAPESAAAPKKAPPPQAETTVRVDTKRLDEIMNMVGELVLVRNRLVSLANNTNSESMGKAISNLDVVTADLQGAVMKTRMQPIKKVFGRFPRVVRDLARSLKKDINLQLVGEETDLDKNLVEALADPLVHLVRNSVDHGIEMPEVREAAGKPRTGTVTLSASQEGDHILLTIRDDGAGMDAEKLKKIAISKGVIDHDQASRLSDTEAYNLIFAPGFSTKEEISDISGRGVGMDVVKTKITQLNGSVNIQSELGVGTALEIKVPLTLAILPTLMVVVGEQTFALPLAGVSEIFHLDLTKTNVVDGQLTIIVRKKAIPLFYLQHWLVKGANRQERKAEGHVVIVQIGTKQVGFVVDSLIGQEEVVIKPLDALLQGTPGMAGATITSDGGIALILDVPSMLKHYVG, encoded by the coding sequence ATGAGCTTTGAAGTCGATGAAGATATTTTACAGGATTTCCTTGTTGAAGCAGGGGAAATTCTAGAGCTTTTGTCAGAACAATTGGTTCAGCTTGAGAACAACCCAGAAGACAAAGACTTACTTAACGCAATTTTTAGAGGTTTCCACACTGTAAAAGGTGGGGCAGGTTTCTTGAGTATGACAGAGCTTGTTGACGCTTGTCATGGTGCAGAAAATGTCTTCGATTTACTTCGCCAAGGTGTGCGTAGTGTAACACCTGAATTAATGGATGTTATTCTTCAAGCTCTTGATACCATCAACGAAATGTTCTCAACTATTCAAAATCGTGAGCAACCAGAGCCTGCCGATCCTGCTCTACTTGATGTACTTCATAAGTTAAGTCAGCCACCAACAGCAGAAGAGCTTGCAGGAGAAGACACAAGTGTTATTGAAGACACAACCCCTGCACCTGAAGAGCCAGTAGTAGAAGAACCTGTTGTTGATACTGCTGATGTAACAGCCGACATAAACACTGATAATATTGATGAAAGCGACCCGTTTGCTTTTGATATGCTATTTGATGGTGGTGGTTTAGCCCAAGAGAGTGCTTCACAGAATATTGATGAAATCACTGAAGACGAATTTGAAAGTTTACTTGATGAGTTACATGGTAAAGGTCAAGGACCTGCAGCTGCGACTCTCGATTCAAGCAGCAATGATAGTGATGACATTACCGACGATGAGTTTGATAGCTTATTAGACGAACTTCATGGTGTGGGCAGTTTTGGTGAAGTTAAACAACCCGATACCCCTCAACCTGAAGCTCTAAAACCTGCTGCTCCTAGCACCACCAGTGTAAGTAGTGATGGTGATGACGAGATCAGTGATGATGAATTTGAAGCATTACTTGACGAATTACATGGCAAAGGGAGTGCACCAAAGTCACTTGAAAGCACCCCAACAGCCGCACCGAGCGTAGAGCCAGAGAAACCAACGCAAGCAGAGAAACCTGTTGCTAAAGCTGCGCCACAACAAGCTGCACCGAGTAAACCAGCAGCACCAAGTAAAGCGACTCCTGCACCAGCTAAAGCGCCTGAGTCTGCTGCTGCACCGAAAAAAGCGCCGCCACCTCAGGCCGAAACCACTGTACGTGTTGATACAAAACGCCTAGATGAAATTATGAACATGGTGGGCGAGCTTGTATTAGTGCGCAATCGATTAGTGAGCCTTGCTAATAACACAAACAGTGAGTCAATGGGCAAAGCTATTTCAAACCTTGATGTGGTTACAGCAGACTTGCAAGGTGCGGTTATGAAAACCCGCATGCAACCAATTAAAAAGGTATTTGGTCGCTTCCCTCGCGTAGTACGAGACTTAGCACGTAGCTTGAAAAAAGATATTAATCTGCAGCTGGTTGGTGAAGAAACAGATTTAGATAAAAACCTTGTAGAAGCGTTAGCAGATCCATTGGTGCACTTAGTGCGTAACTCTGTTGACCATGGTATTGAAATGCCAGAAGTGCGTGAAGCTGCGGGTAAACCTCGCACAGGTACTGTCACTTTATCGGCATCTCAAGAAGGTGACCATATCTTACTGACCATTCGTGATGATGGTGCAGGTATGGATGCTGAAAAGCTGAAGAAAATAGCGATTAGCAAAGGGGTTATTGACCATGATCAAGCAAGTCGTTTATCTGACACCGAGGCTTATAATCTAATTTTTGCACCGGGTTTCTCAACGAAAGAAGAGATCTCTGACATTTCAGGCCGTGGTGTCGGCATGGATGTAGTAAAAACGAAGATCACCCAGCTTAATGGCTCGGTTAATATCCAGTCAGAATTGGGAGTAGGTACTGCGCTTGAAATCAAGGTGCCATTAACACTGGCTATCTTACCGACCCTTATGGTTGTGGTAGGTGAGCAAACTTTCGCATTACCACTTGCAGGTGTTAGCGAAATTTTCCATCTTGATTTAACTAAAACTAACGTTGTTGATGGTCAGCTAACAATTATTGTGCGTAAAAAAGCAATTCCGCTTTTCTATTTACAACACTGGTTAGTGAAAGGAGCCAACCGCCAAGAGCGAAAAGCAGAAGGTCACGTGGTGATTGTGCAAATTGGTACCAAGCAAGTAGGGTTTGTTGTTGACTCATTGATTGGTCAAGAAGAGGTCGTAATTAAACCTCTTGATGCATTACTTCAAGGTACACCTGGTATGGCTGGTGCAACAATCACATCAGATGGTGGCATTGCGTTAATTTTAGATGTACCGAGTATGCTCAAGCACTACGTTGGCTAA
- a CDS encoding flagellar motor protein MotB, whose protein sequence is MLRRRLRQNTQKSQHTERWLVSYADYMTIMFAFFVVMYAIAISKNEDFQILSDSLEQVFEKSARQQQQVGTGVNGTGILTDRVSPENDILYGESIRKDEQGPELLDGQSETSNIDKKHLGKPLDSLLTKLQSALIDEIRDGEASLELHQDWLIIELSSGMLFSSGSAVAQQRAKQVVSLVKDIIAPVDNYIRVRGYTDNEGIRNEMFRSNWELSVARATSVLVELENLGINPARMAIEGYGQYSPFASNDTEQGRAENRKVVVALSKYGLPPEPTTPSDEDTEKPQQQAPEIELPSNDNTIKVIQLPHGGIRITTRNEQ, encoded by the coding sequence ATGTTGCGCCGTCGCTTGCGTCAAAACACTCAAAAAAGTCAGCATACTGAACGTTGGTTGGTTTCATACGCAGATTATATGACTATTATGTTTGCGTTTTTTGTGGTGATGTACGCGATCGCAATTAGTAAAAATGAAGATTTCCAAATCCTCTCAGATTCTCTTGAACAAGTTTTTGAAAAATCAGCCCGTCAGCAGCAGCAAGTTGGAACAGGTGTCAACGGCACGGGTATTTTGACTGACCGAGTCAGTCCCGAAAATGATATTTTATACGGAGAAAGCATCCGTAAAGATGAACAAGGCCCAGAGCTACTTGATGGGCAAAGTGAGACCAGTAATATTGATAAGAAGCACCTAGGTAAACCACTCGATAGCCTTCTTACCAAGTTACAGTCTGCACTGATAGATGAAATTCGCGATGGTGAGGCAAGTCTTGAGTTACATCAAGATTGGCTAATTATAGAGTTGAGTTCGGGTATGCTGTTCTCTTCTGGAAGTGCGGTTGCTCAGCAACGAGCCAAGCAAGTTGTAAGCTTAGTCAAAGATATAATTGCCCCTGTAGATAACTATATTCGTGTACGTGGTTATACCGATAACGAAGGTATTCGCAATGAAATGTTTCGTTCTAACTGGGAATTGTCGGTTGCACGTGCCACTTCAGTGTTAGTTGAACTTGAAAACTTAGGTATCAACCCTGCACGTATGGCGATTGAAGGCTACGGACAATATTCACCGTTTGCGAGTAACGATACAGAACAAGGCCGAGCTGAAAACCGTAAAGTGGTGGTTGCGCTTTCTAAATATGGTTTACCACCAGAACCGACAACCCCTAGTGATGAAGACACTGAAAAGCCGCAGCAACAAGCTCCTGAAATTGAGTTGCCAAGCAATGATAACACCATTAAAGTGATTCAATTACCTCATGGTGGCATTCGAATAACCACGCGCAATGAACAATAA